In one window of Vulpes vulpes isolate BD-2025 chromosome 1, VulVul3, whole genome shotgun sequence DNA:
- the PNMA8C gene encoding paraneoplastic antigen-like protein 8C gives MLFGVKDIALLEHGCKALEVDSYKSLMILGIPEDCDHEEFEEIIRVPLKPLGKFEVAGKAFLEEERTKAAIIRLEEDINYAAIPREVKGKGGMWRVVYMPRKQDIEFLTKLNLFLQSEGRTVEDVARVLRQELCPTVTGPREPPARKCRAPGPGEKPGAGATAGAGAGAGAGAGTVGAPPPDPAEKQSKAGDDKRGKRKHKKNRRRHHASDKKL, from the coding sequence ATGCTCTTTGGGGTGAAGGACATTGCTCTTTTGGAGCACGGCTGCAAGGCCCTGGAAGTGGACAGTTACAAGTCCCTGATGATCCTGGGCATCCCGGAGGACTGCGACCATGAGGAATTCGAGGAGATCATCCGCGTGCCCCTGAAGCCCCTGGGCAAGTTCGAAGTGGCCGGGAAGGCCTTCCTGGAAGAAGAGCGGACCAAGGCAGCCATCATTCGGCTGGAGGAGGACATCAATTATGCCGCGATCCCCAGGGAGGTCAAGGGCAAGGGCGGCATGTGGAGGGTGGTCTACATGCCCCGGAAGCAGGACATTGAGTTCCTGACCAAGCTGAACCTCTTCCTGCAGAGCGAGGGCAGGACGGTGGAGGACGTGGCCCGGGTCCTGCGGCAGGAGCTGTGCCCCACGGTGACGGGCCCCAGAGAGCCACCTGCCAGAAAGTGCCGGGCGCCCGGGCCCGGGGAGAAGCCAGGGGCCGGGGCCaccgcgggcgcgggcgcgggcgcgggcgcgggcgcgggcacGGTCGGGGCGCCACCTCCAGACCCCGCGGAGAAGCAGAGCAAGGCTGGAGACGACAAGAGAGGCAAGCGGAAGCACAAGAAAAACCGTCGGCGACACCATGCCTCCGACAAGAAGCTGTGA